GCCGGTCCTCGGCCGCCCCGACGACCTGGTGACAGTCGATCTGGAGCGCTTTGCGACCCGATTCAAAGGCGAAATCCTCACGGGCCGGCTGCTGGGCGACCACCTGGTGCCCTATTTCGAACGCCGCGAGATCACCAACCCGGCGCTTTTTGGGACTCGCGCCAAGCCCATTGCCTGGGTAGCGGACCCCCTGGATCTTTTTTTCCTTCAAGTTCAGGGCTCCGGTCAAATTGCGCTCCAGGACGGCAGCCGTTTGCGCGTCCAGTACAATGGCACAAACGGCCATCCCTACCGCAGCATCGGACGCCACCTGATCGAGACCGGCAAAATTCCGCGCGAAGAAATGTCCATGCAGCGCATCCGGTCCTACCTCAGGGCGCATCCGGAAGAAATCGAACCCGTGCTGAACCACAACCCCAGCTTCGTTTTCTTCAGAATCGGGGAAGACGGCCCCCTTGGCGCGCTCAACGTGCCCCTCACCCCGGGGCGCTCCATCGCACTGGATCGCCGCATCTTCCCACCGGCGGCCCTGTGCTTCATTCAAAGCCAGAAGCCGGTGACCGACGGCACCGGACAGATTGTCGACTGGCGGCCTTTTTCCCGATTCGTCCTGAACCAGGACACCGGCGGTGCGATTCAGGGTCCCGGACGAGCCGACCTCTTCTGGGGAAGCGGCGCCATCGCAGAGATCTCGGCCGGTCACCTGCAACACCCCGGCAGCCTTTTCATTCTGGTTCTGAACCAAGACCGGCCCCGGTCTTGAGCTGCCCGAAGCCATCTGCCGCCGGCGGCGGATGGCGCAAGACGCCGTTTTCGGGCGCTTTTCCACCGCATCCGGCCGCCCGGATTCGGTTGACACGGTGGGCTAAAGTCAGTAAGGAAACAGCTCGTCCTCATCTTTTGCCACAAGGAGCACCCCATGTTTGGCATCGGCATGCCTGAACTGCTTCTCATTTTAGCCGTCGCCCTGATCGTCATCGGTCCCAAGAAGCTTCCGGACCTGGCGCGCTCCCTCGGCCGGGCGATGGGGGAGTTCAAAAAAGCCACGGCCGAACTCAAGGAAAGCATCCAAATCGATTCCGAGTTGAAAGACGTCAAGCAGGCCTTCGACGAGATGAACGCCCCGGGCCCGAAGCAGCAGGCAAACACCCAGGCGGTCGAGACCCATGACGCGCGGCCCGAGGGCGACACCCCGGCACCATCCAACGCCGCAGGCGGGCCCGGGGAGGCAGGCCCCCAAACGACGCCAAAAGAGGCCCCCAAAGATGCGTGAGGAAGATAAAATTCCTTTTACCGCGCATCTCGAGGAGCTGCGAAAAAGGCTGATCGTCTGTTTCATCGCGGTAGGGATCGGTTTTGTGGGGGCTTACGGCTTCAAGGAAAAGCTGTTCCAGGTGCTCACCGCCCCCCTCGTCAGGGTCATGGAAAGCGGCGACACCCTGATCTTCACCAACCTGCCGGAAGCTTTTTTCACCTATCTTAAGGTGTCTTTTTTGGCTGGCTTGCTGCTGGCCTCACCCGTTATTCTCTACCAATTCTGGATGTTCGTGGCCCCTGGGCTCTACCAGCGGGAGCGCCGGGTGCTGCTGCCCATCGTCTTTCTCTCGACCCTCTTTTTTCTGGGCGGTTCGCTCTTCGGCTATTTCATCGTTTTCCCCTGGGGGTTTCAGTTTTTCTTGGGCTTTGCCACCGAAACCATCCGCCCCCTGCCCTCCATGCGGGAGTATCTCAGCTTTTCTGCCAAGCTCCTGCTGGCCTTCGGGGTGGTGTTTGAGATGCCGCTGGTGCTGACCGCGATGGCCCGTCTGGGGATCGTCTCGGTTGATTTTCTCAAAAAAAACCGAAAATACGCGATTTTGCTTTTCTTCACCGGCGCCGCAATCCTGACCCCGCCGGACGTGATCACCCAGATCATGATGGCCCTTCCGCTGATGCTGCTCTATGAGGTCAGCATCATCGGCGCCCGCATCTTTGCCCCCAAGAAGAAGCCGACCGAAAACGAAGAGGCGGAGGCCCCCGAAAAGGACTGAGGGCTGTCCTGGAGTGTTTTATGGAACCTTAAAGGCGTAAGGCCGGAGAAGAGGTTTGACGTTGACAGATTCCGGTGCGCTTGCTAACGTGAACGCATCCGATGATGTTCGGGATACAGGGAACCCTAAGAGAAGGAGGTCATGGTGTTGAAGAAAAAACAAGCTTTCACTATCGCAGCGCTCGTGGGTCTGGCGACAGTCTTCATCGCCGCGGGGATTTACGCCGGAACCGCCGTTCCCGAAACAATCACGATGCAGAACAAAGCCTATGAGAAGCACACCAAGGGCATCGTCGAATTCAGCCACAAAAAACACGTCGCGGAGTACAAGGCCGCATGCGGCGACTGCCATCACGATGACCAAGGCAAACCGCTCACCGGCCTCAAGGAGGGGGACAACGTCGAGACGTGCATCACCTGCCACAAAATACCCGGCACGGTGCCCGGGAAGCTTAAAAAGGAGTGGCGGGAAACCAAAGTGCCCAAGGCCGAGCAGGAAAAGCGCGAACTGGAGTACCACGCCGAGGCTTTGCACCAAAACTGCATCACCTGCCACAAGGATTTCAACAAGAAAAACAATACCAAAGCCGCACCGGTGACCTGCACCACCTGCCATCCCAAGCAGGGCTAAGCACAAGGGTCCCTTCAGCAGCGCGCGGGGCAGGGTGACTCACGCCTCAAGTGCGCGCAAAATCAACGCGGGGTGCCCCCCTTTTTACGGGGCGGGGCACCCCGTTGTTTTTTGCGCTGGTAGGCGCGGGCGTTTCTGACCATGGCCTTGGCCCAGACCGGGGTTCCCAGGGCATGCAGATGGGTGTAGGTGGCCAGAACATTTTTATGGCAAATGCCGTCGCGCTTCCCCACGACCCCCACCCCTTTTTTCATTCGAAAAACCGTGCGCCGGTCGGACCCGTCACATTGCAGCACGTGGGAGTAATGGAATTCGTGCCCTCTGAGTTCGGTGCCCACCGCAAAAAAGGGGTTTTCGGCCTCGACGCTGACAATCGTGTACCCGTGCCCCTGGGGCTTCTCCGAAAACCCGAAGACGATCGGCAGCACCCCGGCCATGGGGTAGGCGCGGCCCGCCATCACCAACTCACGGCCGAGATACATCAGCCCACCGCACTCGGCGTAAATGGGAAGGCCGTCCTCCGCCAGATCTTTGAGCAAGTCCCGGAAGGTCCGATTTTCAGAAAGCTCCTGGACGTGGGTTTCCGGAAATCCGCCCCCGATGTAGAGTCCGTCCAAGGCCGGCAACCGGGTGTCCCGCAGCGGGCTGATATAAACCAGGTCGGCCCCCTCGGAAACCAGCGCGTCTAAATTTTCGGGGTAGTAGAACTGGAAGGCGGAATCCCGGATAATTCCGATGCGCGGACGCACCGGCACGGCTGCGTCTTCAGGTGGGGTCGATTTCACCCCGGGAGCGGCGCTTTCCTGCAAGTTGGGAGGAGCTGAAAAAGCGTGCTTCGGGATCGGGCGGCAGCCATCGGCCGCCAGGCATTCGATGGCCTTTAAATCCAGGTGGGTGCGGGCGATTTGGGCGGCTGCCGCAATGGAGTCCCGGGCCCAGCCGTGTTCCGGGGTCGGCACCAGCCCCATGTGTCTTTCCGGAAAAGACTGGCGGTCCAATTTGGGAAGGGCCCCCACGACGGGGACCCCGCAGAGGGATTCGATGCTGCTGCGCAGGGTGCGTTCGTGCCGTGCACCCGCCACCCGGTTGAGCACCACCCCCTTGATATTGACCTCCGGGTCGAAGTGCTGGCAACCCAGCACGACAGCCGCCATCGTGCGGGTGGACTTGGTGCAGTCGATGCAGAGAATTACCGGCGCCTGCAGCAGTTTGGCCAACTCCGCGGTGCTGGTGGCCCCGCCGCTGTCAATGCCGTCGAACAGACCGCGGTTGCCCTCCACCACGGCGATGTCGGCTGATTGGGCGTGTTTTAAAAATGAGGCGCGGACGTCTTCCTTGGAGGCTAAAAAGGTGTCCAGATTGTAGCAGGGCCGGCCGGCCGCAAGGGCAAGCCAGCCCGCATCAATGTAATCTGGACCTTTTTTGAAAGGGGCAACTGTTTTTCCGCCGTGGGTCAGCGCTGCGATGATGCCGATGGACAGGATGGTCTTTCCCGAACCCCCGCGCAAGGCTGAAATGACGATTCTGGGAAATTCTATTTGTTCAGAGGCCATAAAAGTCTTGATGGGCCACGCAAGAGACCGCCGGGGGGGAGTTAATCCTCGTGCTCGGCCCCAGCCTGCTTGCCGGCCCCTTTAAGGCCATACATGGAGGTACTGCCGCTGGACCAGTATTCCAGGATACCGTCGGTCACCATCTTGTTGACAACTTTTTTGGCTTCCCGCGGTTTGAGATCCAGGATTTTGGAGAGGTCATTGAAATAAAACTTTGATTTGCTTTTGGATTTCTTTTTCAGTTCTTCAACGATTTTTTCGCACTGTTCGGCGTATTCCATGATGATGCCTCTTTTCTTTGGGAATCGGGGGGTGCGACAGCGCACCCCCCGAAAGGGTTTACCGCTTAAAACTTGAAGTTCGAGGTCTGGCGCCAGGTATAGTAGGCGGGATCACGGAAATCATCGATCAGGTGGTGGGTAAACTCCAACTCACACTTCTCGAAGAATCTCTCCCATCCGATCCGCTCGGCCCACTCGCCCAGGCGCTCGTATTTGTTGGCGCCGGCGGCATAGGTTTCGACGATCTTTTTGATGGTATCCGTCATGGTTGGCCAACGCGGCATCTCGTTGGGGATGAAGGCCACGACAACCTTGGAGAATTTCGGGTTGCTGACGCGGTTGGAGACTTTGCCACCCACCATCAGCACGATCCCGTCACCTTCGGTGTCGGCCAGGGGCATGGACGGGCACATGGTGTAGCAGTTGCCGCAGAACATGCAGCGGGACTCGTTTACGGCCACCGAGTTGACCTTGGTGCCGTTGGGCAGCTCGATCTTGGCGGGCTTGATGGCCGCGGTGGGACAGGCGGCGATCGCCAGCGGGATTTCGCACATCTTGTCCAGGTACTCGTGGTCCAGGATCGGCGGCTTGCGGTGGTAGCCGAGGATCGCGATGTCCGAGCAGTGAACCGCGCCGCACATGTTCAGGCAGCAGGCCATGGAGACCCGTACATGGGCCGGCATGCGGTGCTGCTGGAAATCCTCGAAGAGCACATCCATGGTCGCCTTGACGGTGCCGGAGGCATCCGTGGCGGGGGTGTGGCAGTGGATCCAGCCCTGGGTGTGGACGATATTGGAAATCCCGGCGCCGGTGCCGCCGATGGGAAACTTGAAGCTGCCGCCGTCGAACTTCCGGCTTTCCAGGTCCTTTTTGAGGGGCTCGATCTTGTCCTTGCTGTCCACCATGAACTCGATGTTGTTGCGGGTGGTGAAGCGCAGGTAGCCGTCGCAGTGTTTGTCGGCGATTTCGCAGATTTCGCGGATATGGGTGACGCTCATAAGACGGGCGCCGCCGCAGCGCACAGTGTAGACCTCATCGCCGGATTCAGCGACGTGCACCATGATGCCCGGCTGGAGGTATTCGTGATACAACCATTTTCCCTTGTTGTTGGCGATCACCGGCGGATAGAACTCGTCGTACTTGCGCGGTCCGATATCGGTGATCCGGTTTTCCATCGGTTTGTCCGGGTTATACCCTGATGAGATAAATGCCATGGTGTTTCCCCCCCTTTTTTATCTGAGATGGTGTTTTCTGAATTCGTTGATGTCACGCTGCCAGCCGCCTTCCACCTCTTCTTCCTTCCAGAAGATGTACGGGTTGGTGCGCGGCTCCTGAACGTGCTGCGGAACAGGATCGATTCCGGTGACTTCCAGCAGTTTCTGGAAGCCCTGGCGCTTGATCAATTCACCCAAGCGCTCACGGTTTTTGCCCTCTTCCATCCACCAATCCCAGATCGCTTCAATCACCTCTTTGATTTCGTCATAGGGGTCTTCGGCCTTGATGAACGGGACCAGCAGGGAGCCCATCTGGGCGCCGTCGAGGATCGGGGCCTTGGCACCCACCAGAATCGAGAGTCCGGTGTCTTTGCCGATTCTCAGCGCTCTGGGCATGACGTTAATGCAGTGCATGCAGCGGGTGCATTCGCGGTTGTCGATCTTGAGTTTGCCGTCTTCCATCCACATGCACTTAGTGGGGCAAAGGTCGATGACTTCCTTCTGGATGTCGAACGGGCCCCAGTCACGGCCGGAGTGGGCGCCGCCGTTTGAGGGGATTTCACCGCCGATGTATGCCTGAACCGCTTCCTGATCGATGCGGATGTCATCCTTCCAGGTCCCGATGAAGGACATGTCGGCGCGGGCGATGGAGGCCACGCAGCAGTTGGGGCAGCCGTCAAACTTGAACTTGAATTTATAGGGGAAAGCCGGGCGATGCAGCTCATCCTGGTATTCCAGGGTGAGGTGATGGCACAGGTCCTGGGTGTCGTAGCAGGCGTACTCGCAACGGGCCTTGCCGATGCAATCCGCAGGGGTTCGCAGGTTGGAGCCGGAGCCGCCGAGGTCCTGGTTGAGGTTGTGGGTCAGCTCGAAGAAGACTTCCTCAAGCTGGGGGGTGGTGGTGCCCAGGAAGATGATGTCCCCGGTGGAGCCGTGCATGTTGGTGATGCCACTGCCGCGAAGGTCCCAGAGATCGCATATTTGGCGGAGATATTCGGTGGTGTAAAACTTACCGGCCGGCTGGGCGACCCGCATTGTGTGGAAATGCGCGACACCGGGGAACAGGGCCGGTTGGTCGCAGTAACGGCCGATGACACCGCCGCCGTATCCGAAAACCCCCACGATACCGCCGTGCTTCCAGTGGGTTCTTCCGTGCTTGTAGGACAATTCCAGTACGCCCAAGAGGTCATCAACGGCATCGACGGGAATCTGAAAATCAACTTTGTCGGGATTTTTGGCTCTTTTTTCGGCCTCCTGCTTTAAGTCGGACACAAAGCTTGGCCATGGACCGCTTTCAAGCTCGTCCAGCATAGGAGTGGGGTGTTTTGCCATCTTAATTTCCTCCATTTCGTTGAGTTTTAACCTCTGACCAACCAAAAACGAATCGCCTCCTCCAAGGGTTTCGGGTCACCTCCTCTCATGAAAAAAAGTCGTTTTTTTATAAGGGGGTTACGTTGTATCTCAGGCATGCGATTATTGATTTTTAAAGGTTTTGATATAGAATTTATTAGCTGAGTTGTCAATAAAAAAGGCTTTGATTCACGCGCTTAAGCCCCGCGGTCCACCCCCTGGCGATGTTGACCCAGCATATTGTTGGCGCCTTCTGAAAATTTCCTTCATGTAGTGTCTGCCGGTTCACAGGCAAGCCGCTGCAACTCGTCAAAGATGAGCCGCGAATGGTCCTCCAGGTGCTTGCTGACAAGGGAAAACTCCGGCGTCCGGTGGTCCAGGGTTTCAAGGACCGCCTTGAAAAAATCTTCGATCTCTTCCCGGGAAAAGGCCCCCAAGTAGTCCAGGAAACGGGTGGGAAGCAGCGGGTGTTTTTTTTTCAGCCCCATTAAAACCCCTTTCAGGGTTTCAGCGACCGCGAGATCATCGGACCAGACCAGGTTTCCCACCCCTTCCAGGCGGTCCAGCCGGGTTTGAATGGAGAGCCTCGCCAGAAAAAAAAACAGGACTTCCGCCAGCGATTCGGCCGCGACTTGCGGCCGGCTTACGATCGGCGAAAACTGGCGGGCGGTGATGAGCCTCAGCGCCACGCCGCCGTTTTGGCATTGGACAACAAAATCACCGGCGGCGTGATGCCAGGGAAAGATATCGCGGGAGCTTGACAGATCGAAATATGCGGTCAGAATCAGCGCGACCTGACGATAGAGCCGACGGGTCTGCGCTTGGGAGAGGAAAAAAACACCGTTGCGGGCGTCCCAGACCAGGATCCCGAGTCCCCCGTCGGCGGGGTGACGGGTCAGGTGAAATTCACTGAAGTCCGTGAACCATTCTCCCAGAAACAGCAGCCAGCGTCTTGCCCCCGGGCCGCCACCCTCCCCGAAGCCGTAAACCTGCGGCAGGTAGCCATCCGGCAAAAAACGGTTCAACTCCTCCAGCAGCGCAAATTCCCCCTGGATCGCAGCATTGCCGGCAGGGGACACCGCGACGTTCAGCACGAAGGATTCCTTGAAATCCGCCCCGATCACCTCGATCCGGGCGGGGTGGTAGAAGGCGCCGTGTTTTTCCAGGAAAACCAGAATTTCAGAGAAATCCAGGCACTCCGGGGACCGTTGCCGACGCAATCCCACCGCCGCCCGCAACCGCTGGAAACCGCGCCGGGAGAGAAAATCGGTGACGGCCTGGAAGTAGGCCCCGTAGGTCGCCTCCGGATCCACTGGGGCACCGGTGCCCTGGGATCGGGTAAAGCGGCTCTGGGGCAGCGGCGTACGCCACATGCTGTCCGTTTGACCCAGAGAGGAGCGCCGGCCGCTGAGATAAAAACGAAACCGTGGGCTCACGGCCGCACGGGGTGGAGCGGACGGCCAGCTCCCCCCCGCAGCGGGGTCGAACCTCGGCCGCTCAGATGGGAGCCGGTTTGGCTCGCAACCTGCCGCTTTACTGGCATTTTTCGGCAATATCCTTGATGATTTCGGGCGCCACCTGATAGCCGAGTTCAATCGCCTTGTCGCAATGCTGCTTGGCCAGATCAAACGACCCCTTCTGAAGATAAGCGATTGCCAGATTGTTGTGGGCGACGGGGAAATTGGGCTCCAGCTTGATGGCCTTCAGCCCGGCCTCGATGCTTTGGTCCACGAGGCCCTTCATCAGATAGGCGCTGGCAAGGGTGGTAAAGGCCTGCAAAAAGCGGAAATTGAATGCCGTCGCACGCTCGAGTGCTTGAATTGCCTTGTCGACATTGCCCTTTTGGAGTTGAACAAAACCGATGTTGCCGTAGCCTTCGGAGAAGCCCGGACGCGCTTTGACGGCTTTCTGATTGAAATCCAGACACCCGTCCAGATCTCCGTCCTTCAGACGGATGCCACCCAGCAGGACGTAGGCCTCGGCCAGGGAGGGGCTGCATTCGATCGCCTTGAAAAGCGCCTGTTCGGCTTCAGCGTATTGTTTCTGCCCCAGCAAGCCGACTGCCAGATTATAGTGGGAGGTGCCGCAATCGGGATTGGCGGCGATCGCGGCGCGCTGCTGGGAAATATAATCGTTGACGTTCTTGGGTTTCTCAACTTCCATAACCATTCCTTTCATAACCTGCATGTGGTTTTGAGGCTAGTATGAAATAAAAAGCTTGTCAATAAAAATCAAAATCGCGGGTTCGCCAAATGATCGCTTGCCGGTGATGACTTTTTTTCTTGACAAAAACTTTTAATTTTTCTTATTTTTTTTAAAAACTTACTTAAACAGAATCGCAGCCTTTGGGTGGCGCCGTGAAAGCCGGGCGCAACGAGGAATCGAGATGAAACCAGGATGCTACACTGCAATCGTGACCCCTTTTCTGGACGGCCAGGTTGATTACGCGGGTCTGGAAAAACTGGTCGATTTTCAGATCGCAAACGGGGTCACCGGTATACTGGCGGTTGGCACCACCGGCGAAAGCCCTTCGCTTGCCTGGGATGAACACCACCGGGTGACAGCCCATGTGGTGGAAAAAACCCAAGGCAAATGTCTCGCCATTGCCGGCACCGGCAGCAACAATACCCAAGAGGCGCTGGCCGCAACCCGCCACGCGGTGGAAACCGGTGCCGACGCCGTCCTTTTGGTGGACCCCTATTACAACGGCCCCAGCTCCCTGGAAATCCGGCGCGAGTATATCGGCCCCATCGCCGCGGCATTTCCCGGCGTTGACGTCATTCCCTACGTCATTCCGGGCCGCACCGGTGCCCAACTGCTGCCGGAGGACCTGGGGCTGCTGTCGCAGAAGTTCAAAAATGTCCGGACGGTCAAGGAGGCCACCGGAAGCCTTGAAAACATGCGCCGGACCCGTTCGGTTTGCGGCCGTGATTTCACGATCCTCTCCGGCGACGACGCCCTCACCTACACGGTGATGACCGATCCGCTGATCCTGGCGGCGGGCGTTATTTCCGTGATCAGCAACGTCGCTCCGGCGGCGGTGAGCGAAATGGTAGGGCTTCTGCTGAACGGAGACAAGACCCAGGCCGAAAAGCGGATGCGCCTGCTGGAACCGCTTTTCAATCTGGTAACCGTCAAGACTACCGAGAAAACCCCCTTTGGGGAGGTGGTCTGCCGCGCCAGAAACCCCCTGGCGCTCAAAACCCTCATGGCGGTGCTGGGAATGCCCGCCGGCAGCTGCCGACAACCGTTGGGCAAAATGACCGCCAACGGCCTTGAAACGGTTCTCGGGGCAGCCAGGAAGGTATTCGCGGCTGACCCGCGGGTGTTTCAGCCGGTGGCCGACTTTTTCGGGGTCGACGTGGAGGCGCGCTTGAATTCCCTTAATTTCAGAATGGGCCTCAGCTACGAGACCTATTAGGCCTAAAGCCCGCCCGGTCGCTCCAGGCGGGTTCTTGAATGCAGCGGGGCGTATTCCCCTGGGTCCGGGAAGGCGCCCCGTAGTATTTCAAAATCACCCGGCGATCGGCGAATCTGGCCGGCTGCCGAGCCACCCCCGCCGACTCAGGACGGGCTTCTCAGCTTAAACGACCCCTCCTTGAACAGGAGCCATTTCAGCCAACGCATACCGAATTTCAGCAGCGCGATTTCATCGCTCTTGATTTGTGCTATGGTCGGGGGGTCGATTTCGTAGCGCTTCAGGAAAGAACTTTCAAAGATAAATTGACGAAAGGTGTCGATATTGTAGCTCGCCATGAAAAACATGCGCTTGCCCTGCTCCGTAATTTTTATGTTAGCGGGGAATGAGCGCTTGCGCACGAGAAGCTCCGTCCATTCGGCGTTGATCTCATCGTGGCGATCAACCCCCTGATCCCGGCGCCATTGGGCTATGTCCCATTCCTGATCCTCTTCAAATCCCAGGCAGTGGGGTTCGTTGACAAAGAAGAAAAACCCCTCCTCTGCGGTGGCCTCCTTGTGGCTCAGGGTGGCTACCCCTAAAGGGTAATAGCGGCAGGTGGTGGGGCGGTCGGAATAAACCAGGCAGCCATCGTCACGAACAAAGGGGCAGGACTGCTGGTCGTCATCCATCAACTTCAGCGTCACCACCGCCAAATCCGTTTTCTCCAGAATCTGGGGGGTGGTGTAAATGGCCAGAAACTGCTCCGAGCTGACGCCCAGGCGGTTTTTCAAGCGAATAATGTCGTAGGGCGTCAGAATAATGTTGATGCCCCGACAGCAATGGGTGAAGCATTTAACCTTTGGGTGGCACTTGAATTTGAACCTGCTTTTCAACCCCAGCTGAACAGGTTCGATTTTGGCCACCTTATCGGCTTTTTCCATGGAAGATTTTCCTTTCTTCAAAGAGTGGGCGCTTTTATACAAAAGCCGGGCACACTTGTCAATTATGCCCGGTTGGGTTCGAAAATCCATAAGGCGGGTTTCTAAAACGGCCGCTCCCAGAATGCCGGGTTTCTTCGAAAAAATAGAAAGCCCTTGACTTTGTCGCCTCTAAAATTTAAACATATCAGGCTCGTTCTTTTGACTAATGTTTTGAATCTGTTCGTAAAAGAAGCCCTTAAAGGCAAATTTCGGAGCGCTTTCCCTTTGCTGACATTTTCAGCGCCAAACTGGTGTGAATTTTGATGAACCGGTAAAAAGTCAAAAGCCAGACGGTTTCGAAAAAAGTTCAATTTACGGCGCGTAAATCTCAGCGGCGTGAGGCGTACTTATGTACGCCGCAGCGACTTCGAGATGCAGCGCAACGCAGAAAGTGGACTTTTTGCGGAACCGTCAATTTTTGATGAAGAAGTGAGGCCTGCTTGTCTACCCTGCAGCAATTCGAGGATGCAGCCGAAGGCAGGGGCTGGACTTTTACGGAACAGTTGAGCCGGGCGATATCGCCTGGGTGACGCCATCCCCGCGTGGGTTGATTTCAAGTCGGTCGCCTTGAACACCTGGCCATCCCCAAATTTTTGACTATGATACCGGATGCTTGCCGCCAATTCAGCTTGGGACGCCGCTTTCTTGGGCGATTGCCGCGTGGCGGGGATTTAAACCGCTGTATCGAAATTTTTTGCCAGCGCGCGGCCATTCAGACGGCCTCGTTTTCCGTCATCGGTTCGGTATCCTCTTGCACCCTCGGTGTTTTCGATCAATCCCAGCAGGTTTACGTGACCATCAAGGAAACAGAACCCTTTGAACTCGCAGCCTGCACGGGAAATGTGTCCCTGGAAGATGGCAACCCCATCGTCAGAGCCC
The genomic region above belongs to Desulfobacteraceae bacterium and contains:
- a CDS encoding YkgJ family cysteine cluster protein, translated to MEKADKVAKIEPVQLGLKSRFKFKCHPKVKCFTHCCRGINIILTPYDIIRLKNRLGVSSEQFLAIYTTPQILEKTDLAVVTLKLMDDDQQSCPFVRDDGCLVYSDRPTTCRYYPLGVATLSHKEATAEEGFFFFVNEPHCLGFEEDQEWDIAQWRRDQGVDRHDEINAEWTELLVRKRSFPANIKITEQGKRMFFMASYNIDTFRQFIFESSFLKRYEIDPPTIAQIKSDEIALLKFGMRWLKWLLFKEGSFKLRSPS
- a CDS encoding DUF296 domain-containing protein — encoded protein: MIPDACRQFSLGRRFLGRLPRGGDLNRCIEIFCQRAAIQTASFSVIGSVSSCTLGVFDQSQQVYVTIKETEPFELAACTGNVSLEDGNPIVRAHAVLGNEKGKIIGGRIFSETLVFGGELDLQELIGDPLTRSYDQETGLMLLSMPL